A window from Prinia subflava isolate CZ2003 ecotype Zambia chromosome Z, Cam_Psub_1.2, whole genome shotgun sequence encodes these proteins:
- the LOC134564802 gene encoding syntaxin-1B-like, producing MRDRLAELQQRAAAEGDPHDDSLRFDNPAFVGDDASPVGRALREAAELWRALERLEQLSESIDRAQQSVLCCTSEESIAREKSGLGAARAAFARQAAALQPQLGALPAAPAGGSGRAGPRVRQTQLWLLLRRYGAVLARHYARESRYRHRLKEQIQRQAELAGINLGAQDVDVLAESPQGPRIVGRDLEELKAKHHLGLAQAQQRQLLELEAQMLELRGLFVQLEGLLAQQHGAADSVEQHVLRTLDYAAQTGGGVKRAGKYQRPSRRSALLAAALGLCSCCPCLPCPGRRLR from the coding sequence ATGAGGGACCGGCTGGCCGAGCTGCAGCAGCGAGCGGCGGCCGAGGGGGACCCGCACGACGACTCGCTGCGCTTCGACAACCCCGCGTTCGTCGGGGACGACGCCAGCCCCGTGGGCCGGGCGCTGCGGGAGGCGGCCGAGCTGTGGCGGGCGCTGGAGCGGCTGGAGCAGCTGTCGGAGAGCATCGACAGGGCGCAGCAGTCGGTGCTGTGCTGCACCTCGGAGGAGAGCATCGCCCGCGAGAAGAGCGGCCTCGGCGCGGCCCGGGCCGCCTTCGCCCGCCAGGCCgcggccctgcagccccagctgggagcGCTGccggcggccccggccgggGGCTCGGGGCGAGCGGGGCCCCGCGTCCGCCAgacccagctgtggctgctgctgcgcCGCTACGGCGCCGTCCTCGCCCGCCACTACGCCCGGGAGAGCCGCTACCGGCACCGGCTGAAGGAGCAGATCCAGAGGCAGGCGGAGCTGGCGGGCATCAACCTGGGCGCCCAGGACGTGGATGTGCTGGCCGAGAGCCCCCAGGGGCCTCGCATCGTCGGCCGCGACCTGGAGGAGCTCAAGGCCAAGCATCACCTGGGGCTGGCCCAGGCGCAGCAgcggcagctgctggagctggaggcgCAGATGCTGGAGCTGCGCGGGCTGTTCgtgcagctggaggggctgctggCCCAGCAGCACGGCGCTGCCGACAGCGTGGAGCAGCACGTCCTGCGCACCCTCGACTACGCGGCCCAGACGGGCGGCGGGGTGAAGAGAGCCGGCAAATACCAGCGGCCGTCGCGGCGCTCGGCCCTGCTGGCGGCGGCTCTGggcctctgctcctgctgcccctgcctgccctgccccggccgGCGCCTGCGCtga